The region TTCGAGCGGTGCCGTCGTCGTCGACCGTACAACCCGACCAACAGCCGTCGCGGTCCGGGCCGTCGAGGTCGGGCGTGAGCGCGACCGGGTGGTCTTCCCAGTGGAGGAGGTCGTCGCTCGTCGCGTGCCCCCAATGGATGGTGTTGTGGTAGGGGCCGCCCGGATTGTACTGATAGAAGGCGTGATAGGTGCCGTTCCACTGAACGAGACCGTTTGGGTCGTTCAACCAGTTCGCGGGCGGTGCGAAGTGATAGCGCGGGCGGTCGTGGTCGCCGCGGAAGGCCGTGCGCATCGCGGCGAGGTCGGCGGCGGCCTTCGGGCGGCCGACGAGTCCGTCCTCGGCACCCGAACCGAGGAAACGCAGACAGCCCGCGAGGAGCGTCTCGCGGCCGCCATCCGCGCCGGGTGCGTCGAACTCGACGTTCGCGCCGACGCCGAGGACGGTGCCGTCGCCGGGTTTCCACTGGACGACGGACACCTCGTTTGGATGGTCGATGTCTCCCCGGTACGTTCCAGCGAGCACGTCCGCGCGTTCCGGGAGGACGTCGACGTACCGCGCATACGGCTGCGTACCGCCGTCGCCACGGGTATGGAAGCGGATGTCGTCGAAGGCCGCGACGGCGGGATGGTCGGCATACTGGGACTTCCAGAGCGGCCCAACGGCCGTTTCGACCGGTTCGGTGCCGACGGCATCCGGGGGGACCGAATCGATGTCGAGGGGTTCGACCGCGGTCAGCGCGTGGAGGGTTACCAGGAGAGTGCCACCGCGCTCGAAATAGTCGGCGAACGCGTCGGCGAACTCGGCGATAGCTGACGGGTCCAGGGGAGTGTCACGGTGCCACCAGAGAACGTCGTAGGCGTTAAAATCGCCGCCCGCACGCAAATCGGCGAACGAAACGCGTTCGACGGTTCCCAACTCGGTGGTCACCCAGTCGAACGCCGTCCGCTGTTCGAAGGAGAGATCGTCGGAGTGCAGGAACCCGATGGTCGGAGACGACGGTACCATTGACAATACATATCGGGGCACGTTATATAATGGACACGGCTTTTTCAATGCCGCGTGCCGGATATCGTGAGTCAGGGCCAGTTACTCCGCCTCGGCGTCTGAACACGAGCGAGCACGGACGCTCGTCCCGCCGTCGTTACGTTCGGTTTGCATCACGGACACCGCGAACCGTGGTCTCGACCGCTTCGAGACCGGCGTCGTGCAGTAAATCACCGACGACGACGGAATCAGCCACGCGCGCCATCTCGTACGCCGAGTCGTAGTCGTGGATGCCGCCACCGTAGAAGAGACTCGCGGCCGTGAGCGCATCTCGCGCCGCAGCGACGGCGGTCGGGTCGCCGAGCGTCCCGGAAAATTCGAGATAGACGATATCCTGGTTGAGGACGTGCTCGGCGAGGCGGGCGTAGGCGGCGATGTCGGCGATATCGAGGTCACAATTCGCTCGGGTATACGTCGCAACCGCGGACTCGGGATTTAGGACGATGTACGCCTCGGTGTACGTGCGCTCCCAATCGATACGCGCGGACGACCGAATCCACTCGTGGTGCGCTCCCGTTATCCACGTCGTGTCGCCCGCGTTCAGGACGATGGGTATCAGATAGCCGGAAAAGGCGTCGTTCGGGGGCACGGTCGGCAGATAGGTCGGTTCTACGAATACCGGAACGTCGGCGGACGAGAGCGCGTCGAGAATCGACCGGACGTTCGATTCGGTGACGTTCGTAGTGCCGCCGACGACGATGGCATCGGTCCCCGTGTCGGCGATGGCGGCGTAGGTATCCCCGTCACGAAGTGATTTGTCGGGGTCGACCTTGGTCACGTGATGCCAACGTTCCCACGGAGTCGCCATAGCACACGTAGTACGAACACACGCAAACCGTTTTCGAGGATTCGAGGAGCACTCTCCGGAGTCGAAGGTGGCCGTAACCCGCCGAACCGTTTCGTTCTCACGAAAGGGGAATTAGAGAAACGTGCGAGAGTTGAATTCGACCCGAGAATTAATTTGTCCGCGGTTGTGATTGCTTGTATGGTCACGTTTGAGGTGACGCTGCCCGACCGTATCGACAGCGACATCGACCGCCTTGTCGACCAAGGTGACTTCCTGAATCGAGAACAGGCGATAGAAGAACTCCTCTCGCTGGGAGTGTCGGCCCATGGGGTGAGCCACGAAACGGAAGACGAACTGTCCGAAGACCTGTTCACGCAAGCCGTCGACGACCAGCAGGACCCCGCTAGCTATCAAGACGAACCGCTCTAGTTTTCAGGGTAAAACCGGCTAGCGGATGCCGCGCTGACGGAACATTCTCTTCGAAACCGGCACAGCGGCCGCGGACGTAGAGGGCGGAGTGTCGAGTGTGAGCGTTCCGTGAGCAGTATGAGCAGCGGAGCAAGTATGAGCAGATGAACTGGTGAGAAAGTATGAGCAGAGGTACGCAAACTCCGTCCGCGAGCGTCGAGTCAGCGGATTTTCGAGTCTCGTCGCTCGTCCGACCGAAGAACGACGAGTCGGACACCACTCCCCCGCCCAAAGTGCCGACGAACGGTCAATTCCAGTACGGGAGAGAGCGGCTTACGGCACGATGGTACAAACGATAATTACGACGGGACGAATCCAGAACTATTGAATAATTGATATTCTATTCGCCGTCGTCTAGCGAGGGGTGGTATCATGGATGAACTACTGTCCGACAAGGTAGCGGTCATAACCGGCGGGTCGAGTGGTATCGGCCGTACGATTGCGAAAACGTTCGCCGAGGAGGGCGCCGATATCGTCGTCGCTGACGTTCGTGAAGACGCTCGCGAAGGCGGGCCGCCGACGCACGAACTGATTTCCGAGGAAACGGATTCCGAGGCGACGTACGTCGACTGCGATGTCACCGAGCCTGATGACCTGGAGGCGAGTGTCGAAGCGGCGGAACGGTACGGTGGAATCGACATCATGGTCAACAACGCGGGGATTTTCCGGGGAGAGGACTTTCTCGACGTGTCCGAACGGGAGTACGACCAACTGATGGACGTCAACGTCAAGGGAGTGTTCTTTGGGGCGCAAGCCGCCGCCAAACGGATGGTTGCAAACGGTGGCGGCAGTATCATCAACCTCTCCAGCGTCGCCGGGTTGGAGGGAACCGGGGAGTACGTCACCTACTGTACCTCGAAGGGAGCCGTTCGACTGATGACGTACGCACTCGCCGACAAACTCGGTCCGGAAGGCGTTCGCGTCAACGCGATTCATCCCGGCGTCATCGAGACGGCGATGACCACCGACGACGTTGCCATCGTCGGAACCGAAGAAGGGGAGATGTACGAGCAGATGATTCCCTCGCGTCGATTCGGCACGCCGACGGACGTCGCCAATGGCGCACTCTACCTGGCGTCCGACCTCGCGGATTACGTCACCGGGGAGTCGCTCGTTCTGGACGGAGGGCTCACGAACACCGGGTGAGGTTTTCGTGTTGGGTTTCGTTTGGTGAGGACAGGTTTCCCGCTTCCCCGAGGGAGGCGACCCGGCCAGAATCACTTCCGCTCGTGGTTTTAGGCGGTCGGAGGTCACACAGGCCGTTGTTAGTTCCCGCTCGTCTCCAGTTTGGATTCCGCCGGTGCTGATTCCACCGAGTTTACCCCCCGTTTTCCACCGCGAAGTACGTGATTGACCAAATTTCCATGTGCGCGCCGGAGGCGCTCGGAGAGCGCTTGATGGGAGATTCCTATTTCTTCGGCGAGGTCTTCTGCTTTCACCTCACGTGGCACCGAGTAGTAGCCGTGCTCGGCAGCGAGCTGAAGCGTCGTTTGCTGGCGGTCCGTTAGTCCTACTGGACTACTACTTT is a window of Haladaptatus paucihalophilus DX253 DNA encoding:
- a CDS encoding ribbon-helix-helix domain-containing protein translates to MVTFEVTLPDRIDSDIDRLVDQGDFLNREQAIEELLSLGVSAHGVSHETEDELSEDLFTQAVDDQQDPASYQDEPL
- a CDS encoding SDR family oxidoreductase; the protein is MDELLSDKVAVITGGSSGIGRTIAKTFAEEGADIVVADVREDAREGGPPTHELISEETDSEATYVDCDVTEPDDLEASVEAAERYGGIDIMVNNAGIFRGEDFLDVSEREYDQLMDVNVKGVFFGAQAAAKRMVANGGGSIINLSSVAGLEGTGEYVTYCTSKGAVRLMTYALADKLGPEGVRVNAIHPGVIETAMTTDDVAIVGTEEGEMYEQMIPSRRFGTPTDVANGALYLASDLADYVTGESLVLDGGLTNTG
- a CDS encoding phosphoglycerol geranylgeranyltransferase; translation: MATPWERWHHVTKVDPDKSLRDGDTYAAIADTGTDAIVVGGTTNVTESNVRSILDALSSADVPVFVEPTYLPTVPPNDAFSGYLIPIVLNAGDTTWITGAHHEWIRSSARIDWERTYTEAYIVLNPESAVATYTRANCDLDIADIAAYARLAEHVLNQDIVYLEFSGTLGDPTAVAAARDALTAASLFYGGGIHDYDSAYEMARVADSVVVGDLLHDAGLEAVETTVRGVRDANRT